GGCGACGTCCCGGTCCGGGCCGAGGGCCTCACGGGCGGCGGCCACCCGGGCGACGACGGCCGCGGTCTCGGCCGCGGTGGTGATCGGCGAGGTGGCGCCGGCCGCGTTCATCTTGACCGCGGTGAAGCCCGCCTCGACCTGGGCGGTGATCTGCTCGGTGAGTTCGGCCGGTTCGTCGCCGCCGACCCAGGCGTAGACGCGGACGCGTTCGCGCACCGGTCCGCCCAGCAGGGCGTGCACGGGAGCGCCGTAGGTCTTGCCTGCGATGTCCCACAGGGCCTGGTCGATCCCGGCGACGGCGCTGGACAGGACCGGTCCGCCGCGGTAGAAGCCGCCCTTGGTGAGCACCTGCCAGTGGTCCTCGATGCGCAGCGGGTCCTGGCCGATGAGGTGTTCGGCGAGGACGTCCACGGCGGCGCGGACCACCTCGGCCCTGCCCTCGACGACGGGTTCGCCCCAGCCGACCACGCCGTCGTCGGTCTCGATCCGGCAGAACAGCCAGCGCGGCGGTACCAGGAAGGTTTCTATGCGCGTGATCTTCACTTGCCGCCGGTGCCTTTCGTGTCGTCGGGGCCGTCGATGCGGTCCAGGTCGCGCCCGGCCTGGACGAGCAGGGCCCGCATCGCCGTCTCGGCTGCCGTGGCGTCCTGTTCGCGCACGGCGTCCAGGACGGCGCGGTGGGCCGGTACGGGGTCCTCGCTGTGGGGGTGGCTGTGCACGATGCGGTCGCGGTGGGCGAGGCCCGGCTCGATGACCATCTCCATGCGTTCGAGCAGTTCGTTGTGGGTGGCGTTCAGCAGGGCACGGTGGAAGGCGAGGTCGGCGTCCACGGCCTGTCCCGGGTCCGCGTCCTGCCCGCCCATCGCGTCCAGGGCCGCTTCGAGGGCCTGGAGGTCGGCTTCGGTGCGGCGTTCGGCGGCCAGGCGCACGGCGGCCGGTTCGACGATGGCGCGGACCTCGGCAAGGTTGCGCAGCAGGGTCCGGTCGGCGTCGGTGGCCTCGTCGGCGCCCTGGAACTGCCAGCGCAGCACATCGGCGTCGAGGAGGTTCCAGTCGGCGCGGGCCCGGACGAAGGTGCCGCGCTTCTGGCGGGCGTCGACCATGCCCTTGGCGGCGAGCACCTTCAGGGACTCGCGCAGCGCGGTGAGACTGACGTCCAACTCGCTCTGGAGCGCCACCAGGTCGAGCGTGGCTCCCTCGGGGATCCGGCCGCCCAGGATGCGGCGGGCGAGGGCCTCCACGGTCTGGCCGTGCACGCCGCGGCGGGCGTAGGGCGTCATGTCGTAAAGCCTTTCTGCTGAAGGGTGCGGGCGGGGGTGCCGGTCATGCCGAGGCCTTCACGACGCTCCAGCCCCCGTCCACGACGAGGCTCGTGCCGGTGATGTAGGAGGCTTCGTGGGCGCTCAGGAAGGCGATGGCGGCGGCCACCTCCTCGGGGGTGCCGAAGCGGCGGGCGGCCGTCTCGGCGACGCTGCGCTCGCGGTCCTCGGGCGGCACCCGGTCCCAGGCGGCGGTCAGGATCGGCCCGGGCAGGACCGCGTTGACGCGGACGTCGGGCCCGTACTCGACGGCGAGCTGACCGCACAGGGAGAGCAGGGCGCCCTTGGACGCGGCGTAGGCGGGGTGTCCGGGGATGCCCACGCGCGCGTGGACGGACGAGGTCAGCACCGTCGCGCCGTGCCGCTCCCGCAGGTCCGGCAGTACCGCCCGGAAGCCGAGGAAGCTCGCTGTGAGGTTGACGGACAGCTGCCGCTGCCAGGACTCCAGGGTCATCTCGCCGGCCGGGGCCACGTCGACGGTGTAGGCGTTGCTGACGAGGAC
The DNA window shown above is from Streptomyces chartreusis and carries:
- a CDS encoding SDR family NAD(P)-dependent oxidoreductase, coding for MDQSPRRHGDRFGGRTAVVTGAASGIGAATAVRLAEEGAAVVLADVAEDAGTAVAERIAKDGGRARFVRADVAAEDDWRRIVAAAHDFGPVDVLVSNAYTVDVAPAGEMTLESWQRQLSVNLTASFLGFRAVLPDLRERHGATVLTSSVHARVGIPGHPAYAASKGALLSLCGQLAVEYGPDVRVNAVLPGPILTAAWDRVPPEDRERSVAETAARRFGTPEEVAAAIAFLSAHEASYITGTSLVVDGGWSVVKASA
- a CDS encoding FadR/GntR family transcriptional regulator, producing the protein MTPYARRGVHGQTVEALARRILGGRIPEGATLDLVALQSELDVSLTALRESLKVLAAKGMVDARQKRGTFVRARADWNLLDADVLRWQFQGADEATDADRTLLRNLAEVRAIVEPAAVRLAAERRTEADLQALEAALDAMGGQDADPGQAVDADLAFHRALLNATHNELLERMEMVIEPGLAHRDRIVHSHPHSEDPVPAHRAVLDAVREQDATAAETAMRALLVQAGRDLDRIDGPDDTKGTGGK